Proteins encoded by one window of Anopheles maculipalpis chromosome 2RL, idAnoMacuDA_375_x, whole genome shotgun sequence:
- the LOC126567468 gene encoding uncharacterized protein LOC126567468, producing the protein MDKQRGLIFKTGLILLLLLQVITCMKINRVRVPASYNISRDENESKPLILGCDYEIDESESKGFVLKWKHNDLQFYQWIPSRNPIVFSSFKGQIDVEYSESEERLHKHSALKFINPMANYTGNYTCQISTFDDLASGTAHLQMIVPETDFTLGLQRETNGSTVVFCNVGEIYPLPDVSLRIDNEKVSDAVVFEQVQEYTGYYNVSVQYILPDQNKNMELQCDFTIPSTDYTRRTVTSYHGAGYRANAAVVQVFVGFILSTTVATLLTKF; encoded by the exons ATGGATAAGCAGCGGggacttatttttaaaaccgGATTAATActccttttgctgctgcaag TCATCACCTGCATGAAAATCAACCGTGTCCGGGTACCGGCATCGTACAACATTTCACGCGATGAAAACGAAAGTAAACCGCTCATCCTTGGCTGCGATTACGAAATCGACGAAAGCGAATCGAAAGGATTCGTGCTGAAATGGAAACATAACGATCTACAATTCTACCAGTGGATACCGTCGAGAAATCCGATCGTGTTT AGCTCGTTTAAGGGACAAATCGATGTGGAGTATTCCGAGTCGGAAGAGCGGCTACACAAGCACAGTGCCTTAAAGTTTATCAATCCGATGGCCAACTACACCGGCAACTACACGTGCCAGATATCGACGTTCGATGATTTGGCTTCCGGTACGGCACATCTGCAGATGATCGTACCGGAGACGGACTTTACGCTGGGCTTGCAGCGGGAAACGAACGGAAGTACGGTGGTGTTCTGTAATGTGGGGGAAATTTACCCGCTGCCGGATGTTTCTTTACG cATTGACAATGAAAAGGTGTCCGATGCGGTGGTATTCGAGCAGGTTCAGGAATATACCGGTTATTATAATGTGTCCGTACAGTACATCCTACCGGACCAGAACAAGAACATGGAGCTGCAGTGTGACTTCACCATCCCGTCAACGGACTATACGCGACGCACGGTTACGTCTTATCATG GAGCCGGGTACCGAGCAAACGCGGCAGTAGTGCAGGTGTTTGTGGGTTTCATCCTTAGCACGACAGTGGCAACATTGCTGACCAAGTTCTAA